The Sinomonas sp. P10A9 genome includes a window with the following:
- a CDS encoding inositol-3-phosphate synthase produces MSEKKIRVAIVGVGNCAASLVQGVHYYRDADPQGTVPGLMHVEFGDYHVGSLEFVAAFDVDGKKVGMDLADAIGASENNTIKIAEVPPTGVTVQRGHTLDGLGKYYRETIEESDAEPVDVVGALREAQVDVLVCYLPVGSEKAAKFYAQCAIDARVAFVNALPVFIAGTPEWAAKFTEAGIPIVGDDIKSQIGATITHRVLAKLFEDRGVTVDRTYQLNVGGNMDFKNMLERERLLSKKISKTQAVTSNVEAELAERDVHIGPSDYVAWLDDRKWAFVRLEGRNFGDAPVSLEYKLEVWDSPNSAGVIIDAVRAAKIALDRGIGGPLTSPSAYFMKSPPVQKADDLARADVEAFIRGELER; encoded by the coding sequence GTGTCAGAGAAGAAGATCCGTGTTGCCATCGTGGGCGTGGGCAACTGCGCCGCCTCCCTCGTGCAGGGCGTGCACTACTACCGGGATGCCGACCCGCAGGGCACCGTCCCGGGCCTTATGCACGTCGAGTTCGGCGACTACCACGTGGGCTCCCTTGAGTTCGTCGCGGCGTTCGATGTGGACGGCAAGAAGGTCGGAATGGACCTCGCCGACGCGATCGGCGCGAGCGAGAACAACACGATCAAGATCGCGGAGGTCCCGCCCACCGGTGTGACGGTCCAGCGGGGCCACACACTCGACGGCCTCGGCAAGTACTACCGGGAGACCATCGAGGAGTCCGACGCGGAGCCCGTCGACGTGGTCGGCGCCCTCCGCGAGGCCCAGGTGGACGTCCTCGTCTGCTACCTGCCGGTCGGCTCCGAGAAGGCCGCCAAGTTCTACGCTCAGTGCGCGATCGACGCGCGCGTGGCCTTCGTCAACGCCCTCCCTGTCTTCATCGCGGGAACCCCGGAGTGGGCGGCCAAGTTCACCGAGGCCGGCATCCCGATCGTGGGCGACGACATCAAGAGCCAGATCGGCGCAACCATCACCCACCGCGTCCTCGCGAAGCTGTTCGAGGACCGCGGCGTGACCGTTGACCGCACGTACCAGCTCAACGTGGGCGGCAACATGGACTTCAAGAACATGCTCGAGCGCGAGCGGCTCCTGTCCAAGAAGATCTCCAAGACGCAGGCTGTGACCTCCAACGTCGAGGCCGAGCTCGCCGAGCGGGACGTGCACATCGGCCCGTCCGACTACGTGGCCTGGCTCGATGACCGCAAGTGGGCGTTCGTGCGCCTCGAGGGCCGCAACTTCGGCGACGCTCCCGTCTCCCTCGAGTACAAGCTCGAGGTCTGGGACTCGCCCAACTCCGCCGGTGTGATCATCGACGCGGTCCGCGCCGCCAAGATCGCCCTCGACCGGGGGATCGGCGGTCCGCTCACCTCCCCGAGCGCGTACTTCATGAAGTCCCCGCCCGTGCAGAAGGCCGACGACCTCGCGCGTGCCGATGTCGAGGCGTTCATCCGGGGCGAGCTCGAGCGGTAG
- a CDS encoding PLD nuclease N-terminal domain-containing protein, with the protein MARNKKKWSELSGGQRFGVVVGAVMQIALQGAALRDIAKRPPEQVNGPKAAWVAATFINTIGPIAYFLLGRRHSPSRVEQGTGSDASSAGLRTAMGVSIGKKLG; encoded by the coding sequence ATGGCACGGAATAAGAAGAAATGGTCCGAGCTCAGCGGCGGCCAGCGCTTCGGCGTCGTCGTGGGCGCCGTCATGCAGATCGCGCTTCAGGGGGCCGCGCTGCGGGACATCGCGAAGCGGCCTCCCGAACAGGTCAATGGGCCCAAGGCCGCATGGGTCGCGGCCACGTTCATCAACACCATCGGCCCCATCGCCTACTTCCTCCTGGGCCGAAGGCATTCGCCCTCAAGGGTCGAGCAGGGAACCGGGTCGGACGCCTCCTCGGCGGGGCTCCGAACGGCCATGGGCGTCTCGATCGGCAAGAAGCTCGGCTAG
- a CDS encoding diacylglycerol/lipid kinase family protein, producing the protein MDTCALVVNPSKDGAEALAKAFRARCADDGVEPLILETSAEDPGGGMAREALARRAELVVVGGGDGTVRAAAGELAGTGTPLGIVPLGTGNLLCRNLGIGLDDPDAALETAFAGTGRSIDVAWARVDDGDELAFVVMAGMGLDAAIMANTDEGLKAKVGWLAYVVSAARTIVGDSSRMRVDVEGRRVLERRQRGVMVGNCGQIQGDVEVFPGAVPDDGILDVLAVAPRGLLGWLRVAGSLLGRVRRRSTDLGHFTGTALRISAEQPHDVQFDGDHFGTGRTLSARVDPGALTVRVPRP; encoded by the coding sequence GTGGACACCTGTGCACTCGTCGTCAATCCGAGCAAGGACGGCGCCGAGGCGCTCGCCAAGGCCTTCCGCGCCCGATGCGCCGACGACGGCGTGGAGCCCCTCATCCTGGAGACGAGCGCCGAGGACCCCGGCGGGGGGATGGCCCGTGAGGCCCTCGCTCGGCGCGCGGAACTCGTCGTCGTTGGGGGCGGCGACGGCACGGTGCGCGCCGCGGCCGGCGAGCTCGCCGGTACGGGCACACCGCTCGGCATTGTGCCTCTGGGCACCGGGAACCTCCTGTGCCGCAACCTCGGGATCGGCCTCGACGATCCGGACGCTGCGCTCGAAACGGCCTTCGCGGGCACAGGACGGTCCATCGACGTCGCGTGGGCGCGGGTGGACGACGGCGACGAGCTGGCCTTCGTGGTCATGGCCGGCATGGGCCTCGACGCCGCGATCATGGCCAACACGGACGAGGGCCTCAAGGCCAAGGTCGGCTGGCTCGCGTACGTCGTGTCCGCGGCTCGGACGATCGTCGGCGACTCCTCTCGGATGAGAGTCGACGTCGAGGGGCGGCGCGTGCTCGAGCGACGCCAGCGCGGGGTCATGGTGGGCAACTGCGGGCAGATCCAGGGCGACGTCGAGGTGTTCCCAGGGGCCGTCCCGGACGACGGCATCCTCGACGTGCTTGCGGTGGCCCCGCGTGGCCTCCTGGGCTGGCTTCGCGTGGCTGGTTCTCTTCTGGGCCGCGTACGCCGCCGGTCGACCGATCTTGGGCACTTCACCGGCACGGCCCTGCGCATCAGCGCTGAGCAGCCGCACGACGTGCAGTTCGACGGCGACCACTTTGGAACCGGGCGCACCCTTTCCGCGCGTGTCGACCCCGGGGCACTCACGGTGCGGGTGCCTCGCCCGTAG